The genomic window GTCCGACGAGCGCCTGCACCCCGACCTGGTGATCTGTTCCCCCGCCAAGCGCACCCGGCAGACCTGGCAGGGCGTCGCCATCGCCCTGGGGCAGGGCCCGGCCGCCCGCCCGGCACCCGAGGTGCACTACGAGGACTCGATGTACCTGGGCCGGGGCGGCGAGGTCTTCGAGCTCCTGAAGGCGGTTCCGGATACGGCGCGCACCGTCCTGGTGGTCGGCCACAACCCGACGATGTCCGAAGTGTCCGCCCTGCTACTGCCGGACGAGCAGTACACCGGCACGGTCCTGGAGATGAAGACCTCCGGCCTGGCCGTCCATACCGGCGAGAAACCGTGGTCGTCGGTGGAACCGGGCTCGATGCGCCTGATCCGGTCCCACACCGCGCGAGGCTGAACCCTACTTCCGGTACCAGGTCCGAGCGTCACGTGCACTGTCCACCGACGAGGGCCCGGCAGACGTCGTTGTCCGCCGAGCCCTCGTCAGTTTTCAGGAGAGTGGGAAAAGTCTGGTCAGAACGCGTCCTCGTCCAGGTCCATCAGGTCGAGGGTGGTGTTCTCGATGATCCGGCGGTCGGAACCGATCCGGGGCAGGATCTCGCGGGTGAAGAAGCGGGCCGCGGCCACCTTGCCGGTGTAGAACTTCTTGTCCGCGTCGGAGACCTCGCCGTTCAGGGCGTTGAGGGCCACCTCGGCCTGACGCAGCAGCAGCCAGGCGAGGACCACGTCGCCGAAGGCGAGCAGGATCCGGCGCGAGCTCAGGCCGATCTTGTAGAGCTCGCGGGCCTCGCCGTTCTGCACCGCACCGAGCCAGCCCAGAGTGACGGTGAGGATACTCTGCATCTCACCGAGGGCCTTGCCGAGGGCGAGCCGCTCGTCCTTGAGCTGACCGTTGCCGGCCTCGCTCTCGATGAAGCCCTGGATCTCGGCGGCGATCGTGCCGAGCGTGCGGCCGCCGTCCTTGACGATCTTGCGGAAGATCAGGTCGAGGCTCTGGATCGCGGTCGTGCCCTCGTACAGGGTGTCGATCTTCGCGTCCCGGACGTACTGCTCCAGCGGGTAGTCCTGCAGGAAGCCGGAGCCACCGAAGGTCTGCAGCGACTCGGCGCCGAGCAACTCGTACGCCCGCTCGGATCCGACGCCCTTGACCAGCGGAAGCAGGAAGTCGTTGATCTGGCTCGCCGCCCGGGCGGTCTTCTCGTCACCGGCGGCCTGCGCGATGGCGATCTTGTCCTGCCAGGTGGCCGTGTAGATGACCAGGGCACGGAGGGCCTCGGCGTACGACTTCTGGAGCATCAGCGAGCGGCGTACGTCCGGGTGGTGGGTGATCGTCACCCGCGGCGCGGCCTTGTCGGTGTTCTGCACCAGGTCGGCGCCCTGGACACGGTTCTTCGCGTACTCCAGCGCGTTCAGGTAACCGCTGGACAGCGTCGCGATCGCCTTGGTGCCGACCATCATCCGGGCGTTCTCGATGATCATGAACATCTGCCGGATACCCTGGTGCACCTCGCCGAGCAGCCAGCCCTTGGCCGGGGTGCCGTGCTCACCGAAGGTCATCTCACACGTGTTGGAGACCTTGATGCCCATCTTGTGCTCGACGTTGGTGGCGTAGACGCCGTTGCGCTCGCCGAGGTCACCGGTGGCCGGGTCGAAGTGGTACTTCGGCACGATGAACAGCGACAGGCCCTTGGTGCCAGGGCCACCCACACCTTCGACGCCCACCGGGCGGGCCAGCACGTAGTGGATGATGTTGTCGCTCAGGTCGTGCTCACCCGAGGTGATGAAGCGCTTGACGCCTTCGATGTGCCACGAACCGTCGGCCTGCGGGATGGCGCGCGCCCGGCCGGCACCGACGTCCGAGCCGGCGTCCGGCTCGGTGAGGACCATGGTCGAGCCCCACTGCTTCTCGACGAAGAGCTTGGCCCATTCCTTCTGCTCGTCGGTGCCCTCGATCCAGGTCACGTGCGCGAAGGACGGACCGGACGAATACATCCAGATCGGGGCGTTGGCACCCAGGATCTGCTCGGCGACGGCCCAGACCAGGCTCCGCGGCGCCGGCGTGCCACCGAGGCCGGACGGCAGGTCGAGCCGCCAGAACTCGGAGGCCATGAAGGTCTCGTAGGACTTCTTGAACGACTCCGGCAGCGGCGCGGTGTGCGTCGCGGGGTCGAAGACCGGTGGGTTGCGGTCGGCATCGGCATAGCTCGCGGCGAGGTCCTCGCGGGCCAGCCGGTCGACCTCCGCGAGCACGTCGCGGGCGGACTCCAGGTCGAACTCGTCGAACGGCGCCTGGCCGAGTGACTTCTCCGCTCCGAAGACCTCGAACAGGTTGAACTGGAGGTCCCGAAGGTTGCTCTTGTAATGCGTCATGGTGCTTGGCCCCGCTCTCCCGGACGCGAGTTACCCGTCAGTAACCCCACTGTATTACTGATCGGTAGGTACCGACAACCCGGGCAGGGTTTACCGATCGGCCCACCAGGACGGGGCGGTTGTCCGTCCGATCAGATGGCGGCCGGGACAGCCGTTCGGCCATTTGCGTACTTCGACACGCAGGCGGCGTATCGCGGGCCCGCACTGGTCGTTTCACCGGATAGACAGCCACGAACAGGGGGATGCCATGTTCGCCACGATCAAAAGCCTGATCCCGGAGCCCCGACAGGCGAACCAGCCGCGCAACTACGTCGGGCGGCACCGTCAGCCCGACCAGATGCCAGCCGCTCCGGCACCGGCTTCGCCGACCGGACCGGTCGCACCCGAGCCGCAGGACAACGCGGCGGCCTAACTACCGGCCGCACCGACTTCCCAGCTCGGCACCGAGACGGCAGTGCCGCCGTCCGGTCCGGCGTACTCCAGCAGGACCAGTGCGATGTCGTCCTCGAGACGGCCGTACACCCAATCCACCAGCGCCGTCTCCAGCGACGCCAGCCCATCGCCGACCGTGCCGTGGCCCAGCAGGCGCCACGCGCGGTCGGCGGTCGGGAAGAACTCGCCCTCCCGGCGCGCCTCACCCAGGCCATCGGTGAAGAGCAGCAGCCGGTCCCCCGGCTCCAGCCGCTCGACCCGGGCCTTCACCTCCGGCATGAAACCCAGCGGGGGAGCCGGCGCCGGCGGCTCCAGCGGGATGACCTGGCCCCGGCGCAGCAGCAACGGGGCCGGGTGTCCACAGTTGACGATGGTCAGAGTGCCGCCGCGCTCCTCGACCAGGGCCGCCGTCACGAAGTCCTCGTCGCCGACACTGCGGGCCACCGCCCGGTCCAGGTCCTGCACGATGGTCCGCAGATCGGCCCGCTCGTACGCCACATGCCGGTACGACCCCAGCACGATGCTCGCCAGCCGGACCGCGTCCAGGCCCTTGCCCCGGACGTCCCCGATGATGATCCGCACCCCGTACGGCGTGTCCAGCGCCTCGTAGAGGTCACCACCGATGTCGGCCGCCGCGGTCGCCGAGATGTAGCGCCCGGAGATCGCCAGCGCGCCCACCTGCGGCCCGATCGGCCGCAGCACCGCCTGCTGAGCCACCGCCGCCAGCTTCAACAACTCGGCGATCCGGTCGGCCTGCCGCTCCCGGATCGTGGCACCGGCCGCCGCCACACCCGTCGCCAGCACGATGCCCATCAGATTGACCAGGCCGACCATGCCACTCGGGGTGCCCGCGATCCCCACGCCGCTCTGGGTGCCCGCGATCCCCACGAAGATCGCGCCGACCACTGTCGCGAGCACACCCGATGCCAGCACCAGCTGCCACACCGCGAAGACCGCGGCCAGGAACGGCACCGCCGCGAGCAGCCCGACGAAGTCCGCCTGCGGCCGTTCGGCCGACTCCACGGCGGACACGACGGCGAGCAGCACGAGAGCCGCGCCGACGCCGGCGCGGTTCCCAGGGCTCAGCGGGCGTCGCCCCGCCAGGAAAGTAGACATGGTTCGCCGACCAGCATGCCCGATCAGACGCGCGTCGGGTATCAACTTGACCCGTAGGCTGAGCAGGTTCTGACCTGCCGGAGGTACCGGTGTCATTCGGTCGGTCCAACAAGGGCGACAGCCGGTGACAGGATGTCTGCGTGACCGACGATCTCCGTGATCTTCTCCGAACGGCCTTCCACTGGACCGACCTCGGCCCCGGAAGCGATTACCTAGTCAGCGATCGCTCCGGTTGGTGGCGTGATCCACGGATCCTCGACGGACTCGGCCCTGCCCTGGCTGACCTCTTCGCGGCCGAGAAGCCGACCGTCGTCGTCGCGCCCGAGGTCACCGGATTCATGGTCGGGCCCCTGGTGGCGCGAGCCCTCGGGGTGGGTTTCGTCGAGGCGTACCGGGCCGGTGCCCGCCGGGCCATCGCCGAACCGATGATCTGGATCGACATCCCCACCGACCACCGCGGCGACGTCCAGCGCCTCGGCATCCGGGAGAAACTGGTCGGCCCCGGCGACCGTGTCCTAGTCGTCGACGACTGGGCGGCCACCGGGGCTCAGGCCCGCGGGCTGCGAGAACTTCTAGGTTCGCGGTACGTGGGAGCCGCGGTCATCGTCGACGAATGCCCACCCGGGGTTTCCGCCGAACTGTCCATCCGCAGCCTGCTGACCGGAGTGGACCTGGACCCGGCCTAGTTTTTCCGGGTGCGCTGGTAACCGGCCAGCGCACCACGGGCCGGGTGCCAGCCGATGGCGGCGTAAGTGGCCAGACCCCGCTGCACGTACGGGTCCTCGGCGATCAGCTCCTGAGCCTCAGCCTCGGTGTCGACGTCCAACAGGATGATGCCGCCGGTCGGCGGGTCGATCCGCCCGGCGGTGACCGAATAGCCGGCCTCCTCCAGCCCGGCGAGGTAGCTCAGGTGGTCCGCCCGAGCAGCGTCCACCTCGTCAAGCGGCTTCAGGTACGTCGAAATCATCAGATACACGCCGACCATCGTAGATCCGCCGCCTACGCGGCCTCAGCCTTCGGCCGAAAGCTGAGGCTCAGGTCGACGTCGAACGCCCGTGCCGGGCTCGGACATGCGCCGATCACGCAGCTCCACCCAAGTCATGGCATCGATGGCATGACTTGAAATCGACGATCCCGGTGACCCGATCGGGTGAGGGTGGTGCGGACGTTTGCCGGGGTGGTGACGATGGCGATCCGGCCGTCCGGCCGGTGTCGATCCGCCCTGTTCAGGGCTACTTTTCCGGGGTGCAGATCCAGATCACCGCGGTTCCCGACGCGGCGCTGAACGCGGCCGCCACCCGGCACGGCCTGCGGCGCCCGGTGCTGGTCGCCCGGCTCGGCGGCTGGGGACTGCTGCTGTTCGCGGTGCTGTCGCTGGCCGTCACCGGCACCCTCGACGCGGTGCTGCTGGCCGGCGGCGCGGTGCTCGCCGTGGCCGTCCCGGTGCTCCTGATCAACCACACCGCCCGTGGGCTGCGCGCCGGACGGCCGACGACCTACGAGTTCAGCGAGGGCGGTATCGCCAGCGCCGACACCGAGAGCCGTCATGCGTACACCTGGCGGGCTGTCCGTTCCGTCGAGGAACTCTCCGGCCAGCTGCTCTTCCGGCTCGGTGGCGCCCGCCTGCTGCCGGTGCCGACGGCCGGGCTCAGCCCCGCCCAGATCGAGCAGGTCCTCGGCACCGCCTCCGCGCAAGGCCTGCCCGTCCGGCGCAAATAAGGCAGATTCCACCGATTGGCGTACGTCCAGGCAAGGTCAGGTGGTCGGCCAGGTCCGGAAGTTCTGCGCCGACCGGCTCGGCGTCGGGCCACGCTGGTTCTGATAGCGGGAGCCGTAGACACTCGACCCGTAGGCGTGCTCGGCCGGGCTGGACAGCCGGAAGACGCACAGCTGACCGATCTTCATCCCCGGCCAGAGCTTGATCGGCAGATTGGCCACGTTGGAGAGTTCCAGCGTGACGTGCCCCGAGAAGCCCGGGTCGATGAAGCCGGCCGTCGAATGGGTGAGCAGTCCGAGCCGTCCCAGGCTGCTCTTTCCCTCCAGGCGCGCGGCCAGCTCCTGTCCGAGAGTGACCACCTCAAGCGTCGACGCCAGGACGAACTCGCCCGGATGCAACACGAACGGCTGACCATCCTCGACCTCGAGCGGGGCAGTCAGGTCGTCCTGCTGCTCGGCCGGGTCGATGTGCGTGTAGAGGTGGTTGTTGAAGACCCGGAAGAACCGATCCAGGCGAACGTCGACGCTGGACGGCTGCATCAACGTCGGCTCGAACGGATCCAGGGCGAAGCCACCGGATTTGATCTCGGAGACCAGGTCCCGGTCGGAGAGCAGCATCGGATCACCATACCGACCTGACACCGACCTGCCCGAATCGGCGTGTTCAGTGGCCGACTAGAACGTATGTTCGATAGACTTCCCCCATGGCTTCCTGGTCCGATTTCGCCGCCGCCGAGCCGGCGCTCGCCGACGGCATCCGTGCGCTCCTGCAGCAGTACGGCCCCGGCATGGGCTACCTCGCGACGATCCGCCCCGACGGCGGCCCACGAGTGCATCCGGTGTCGCCGGTCTTCACCGAGACCGGCCTCTACTGCTTCATCGTCGACTCTCCGAAGCGCCGCGACCTGGAACGTGACGGGCGGTATGCACTGCACGCCTACCCGCCGGAGGACAACGACGACGAGGCCGGCCTGACCGGTCGCGCCGTCCCGGTCCGCGACCCACGGACCATCGCTCACCTGGCCGGCACCCTGCATGCCTCGCCCGACGTCGACTGGTGCCTCTTCGAGCTGACCATCGAGACGGCGATGCTCCGCCACCACGGCCCGGCCGGCGCCCTTCCGCTGGCGGCGACCCCGTTCGTCCCCGCCTACGCCCGCACCTGGCGGGCCCCACGCCGCACCCGCCGCCCACTGGCGGTCGCCAGCTGACCCAGCGGCGTCAGTGGCTGGTGACCCGCATGCGTTCGCACAGCCCGCGCAGTTCGGAGCCACCGGCCTGACGACGGGAGCGGTCGAGCAGCGCCCGAGTGGTCTCCGCCAGCTCCAGGGAGGTGCGTACGTGCTGTGGCGCGATCCGCTCCGCAGTGAGCAGGAACCGGATCGACTCCCGGTCCCGGCCACCGATGCGGGCCAGGGCACGAGCCGTGTCGGCGTAGTAGAAGACCTGCCGGACACCTGCCGGGATCGCCGCCGGATCGGTTCGGCGGGCGATCTCCATGACCCGGGCCGGGTCGCCGTCGTCGACTTCGATGCTCATCTGCCAGATGTCCACGTTGGTGGGCCCGAAGTACATCCGCATCGTGTCGGTCTCCCCGGTCCGGCAGGCCAGCACGGCCGCCTCGGTCAGCCAGTCCCGGCTGTCGTCGAGGCGCTTCCGGCAGCGGCTGGCCAGGGCGGCCACCAGGTACAACGTACCGAGAATCTCAGGTCCTCCGGGCCTGCCGAGATGCCGGCTCAGGTCGTCCGCGGCCCGCTCGGCCAGAGTCTGCCCCCGCTGGTAGGAACCGCAGGCGACAGCCGCGCGGGCCAGCGCGTAAGCCGCGTGCCCGCGCAGCACCGGATCGTCCAGGGCGTCCGCCGCGTCCCGGCACCGTTCGGCGCCGAGCCAGGCGTCCGCGGGATGCCCCAGATGCCGCAGAGCCGTGGAGGCCATCGAGGTCGCGTCGCAGAGCAGCCGCAACGCCTCGGCGTGATCCGGCCCCGCCGTCTCGGTGTGCAGGTCACGCAGCAGCCCCGGAAGCAGGCGTGCGGCCCCGGCGTAATCACAGACCCGATACAGCGCTTCCGCCAGGGCGACGCTGCGCCGCAGCTCGGCCATCGGCGGCGCGACTCCGTCCGGCGGATCGGTGAGGTCGATGTCGATCAGTGCCCGGCGCAGCCCGAGCACCCCCGCCCGCGCCGCCGCAGTGGCCCGATCCGGCGCCGGCACGTCACTGCCCGCCAGGTCAGCCGGCGCACATTCCAGCGCCCCCGCGATGTCCGACAGCATGAACCGGTTGTCGGCCGCCTGCAGCCCCCGTTCGATCCGGCTCCAGGTGGCGTGCGAAACCCCGGCCCGGCTGGCCGCATACCGAACACTCCACCCACGCAGCAGCCGCCGAGCCCGAATCCGCTCACCAACACCCGGATCAGCACTCCGTCGTGGGTTCATGGGCCCGACGGTAATCCTTCGATTCCAGAGAGTGGTCCATCCCCGTACCACCACGACCCCGTTCCACACCCACACCACCTGTTGCGATTGCTGCGTTGGTTGCGGATAATTCGTTTACCGTGAGGAGGTGGAGATGTCGGTAACGAGCCAGGTCAAACCGGATGCCGAGACGATCGCAGTTGCGGCGGAGGCACTACCGCGAGTGCAGAGGTACCTCCGCACTCACCCACAAGGCCCTGCAACCGTGCGAGTGGTCGACGACGGCGAAGGAGACGAGCTCATCGTCCCGCGCGGCGCCGTCGAACTGCTCGCCCGAGTATTGGCGCACATGGCGAATGGCCACAGCGTCTCGGTTGTACCCGAACATGCCGAGCTCACCACCCAACA from Actinoplanes derwentensis includes these protein-coding regions:
- a CDS encoding acyl-CoA dehydrogenase; amino-acid sequence: MTHYKSNLRDLQFNLFEVFGAEKSLGQAPFDEFDLESARDVLAEVDRLAREDLAASYADADRNPPVFDPATHTAPLPESFKKSYETFMASEFWRLDLPSGLGGTPAPRSLVWAVAEQILGANAPIWMYSSGPSFAHVTWIEGTDEQKEWAKLFVEKQWGSTMVLTEPDAGSDVGAGRARAIPQADGSWHIEGVKRFITSGEHDLSDNIIHYVLARPVGVEGVGGPGTKGLSLFIVPKYHFDPATGDLGERNGVYATNVEHKMGIKVSNTCEMTFGEHGTPAKGWLLGEVHQGIRQMFMIIENARMMVGTKAIATLSSGYLNALEYAKNRVQGADLVQNTDKAAPRVTITHHPDVRRSLMLQKSYAEALRALVIYTATWQDKIAIAQAAGDEKTARAASQINDFLLPLVKGVGSERAYELLGAESLQTFGGSGFLQDYPLEQYVRDAKIDTLYEGTTAIQSLDLIFRKIVKDGGRTLGTIAAEIQGFIESEAGNGQLKDERLALGKALGEMQSILTVTLGWLGAVQNGEARELYKIGLSSRRILLAFGDVVLAWLLLRQAEVALNALNGEVSDADKKFYTGKVAAARFFTREILPRIGSDRRIIENTTLDLMDLDEDAF
- a CDS encoding pyridoxamine 5'-phosphate oxidase family protein, translating into MASWSDFAAAEPALADGIRALLQQYGPGMGYLATIRPDGGPRVHPVSPVFTETGLYCFIVDSPKRRDLERDGRYALHAYPPEDNDDEAGLTGRAVPVRDPRTIAHLAGTLHASPDVDWCLFELTIETAMLRHHGPAGALPLAATPFVPAYARTWRAPRRTRRPLAVAS
- a CDS encoding SixA phosphatase family protein; this encodes MTTRTLILLRHAKAEIPGDFDDYDRALSERGNADADAAGSWLSDERLHPDLVICSPAKRTRQTWQGVAIALGQGPAARPAPEVHYEDSMYLGRGGEVFELLKAVPDTARTVLVVGHNPTMSEVSALLLPDEQYTGTVLEMKTSGLAVHTGEKPWSSVEPGSMRLIRSHTARG
- a CDS encoding YcxB family protein; amino-acid sequence: MQIQITAVPDAALNAAATRHGLRRPVLVARLGGWGLLLFAVLSLAVTGTLDAVLLAGGAVLAVAVPVLLINHTARGLRAGRPTTYEFSEGGIASADTESRHAYTWRAVRSVEELSGQLLFRLGGARLLPVPTAGLSPAQIEQVLGTASAQGLPVRRK
- a CDS encoding phosphoribosyltransferase family protein, encoding MTDDLRDLLRTAFHWTDLGPGSDYLVSDRSGWWRDPRILDGLGPALADLFAAEKPTVVVAPEVTGFMVGPLVARALGVGFVEAYRAGARRAIAEPMIWIDIPTDHRGDVQRLGIREKLVGPGDRVLVVDDWAATGAQARGLRELLGSRYVGAAVIVDECPPGVSAELSIRSLLTGVDLDPA
- the dcd gene encoding dCTP deaminase; protein product: MLLSDRDLVSEIKSGGFALDPFEPTLMQPSSVDVRLDRFFRVFNNHLYTHIDPAEQQDDLTAPLEVEDGQPFVLHPGEFVLASTLEVVTLGQELAARLEGKSSLGRLGLLTHSTAGFIDPGFSGHVTLELSNVANLPIKLWPGMKIGQLCVFRLSSPAEHAYGSSVYGSRYQNQRGPTPSRSAQNFRTWPTT
- a CDS encoding helix-turn-helix domain-containing protein, translating into MNPRRSADPGVGERIRARRLLRGWSVRYAASRAGVSHATWSRIERGLQAADNRFMLSDIAGALECAPADLAGSDVPAPDRATAAARAGVLGLRRALIDIDLTDPPDGVAPPMAELRRSVALAEALYRVCDYAGAARLLPGLLRDLHTETAGPDHAEALRLLCDATSMASTALRHLGHPADAWLGAERCRDAADALDDPVLRGHAAYALARAAVACGSYQRGQTLAERAADDLSRHLGRPGGPEILGTLYLVAALASRCRKRLDDSRDWLTEAAVLACRTGETDTMRMYFGPTNVDIWQMSIEVDDGDPARVMEIARRTDPAAIPAGVRQVFYYADTARALARIGGRDRESIRFLLTAERIAPQHVRTSLELAETTRALLDRSRRQAGGSELRGLCERMRVTSH
- a CDS encoding YciI family protein, which encodes MVGVYLMISTYLKPLDEVDAARADHLSYLAGLEEAGYSVTAGRIDPPTGGIILLDVDTEAEAQELIAEDPYVQRGLATYAAIGWHPARGALAGYQRTRKN
- a CDS encoding PP2C family protein-serine/threonine phosphatase; this encodes MSTFLAGRRPLSPGNRAGVGAALVLLAVVSAVESAERPQADFVGLLAAVPFLAAVFAVWQLVLASGVLATVVGAIFVGIAGTQSGVGIAGTPSGMVGLVNLMGIVLATGVAAAGATIRERQADRIAELLKLAAVAQQAVLRPIGPQVGALAISGRYISATAAADIGGDLYEALDTPYGVRIIIGDVRGKGLDAVRLASIVLGSYRHVAYERADLRTIVQDLDRAVARSVGDEDFVTAALVEERGGTLTIVNCGHPAPLLLRRGQVIPLEPPAPAPPLGFMPEVKARVERLEPGDRLLLFTDGLGEARREGEFFPTADRAWRLLGHGTVGDGLASLETALVDWVYGRLEDDIALVLLEYAGPDGGTAVSVPSWEVGAAGS